From Marivirga harenae, one genomic window encodes:
- a CDS encoding DUF4256 domain-containing protein, with the protein MSDNQDFSSLIDTLECRFKKNMHRHEELQWQEIRSKLDANREKLLILHNMEETGGEPDVVGLDEETSTYLFYDCSTESPKGRRSICYDRAAQHGRKKYPPKSNAEVMAAELGVELLNEKEYRYLQQLNPVDTKTSSWIKTPAEIRDLGGALFGDYRYGAVFIYHNGADSYYGARGFRGCLKL; encoded by the coding sequence ATGTCCGACAATCAAGATTTTTCTTCTTTAATAGATACTCTGGAATGCAGATTTAAGAAAAACATGCATAGGCACGAAGAGCTTCAATGGCAGGAAATTCGTTCCAAATTAGACGCTAATAGAGAAAAACTGTTAATACTACATAATATGGAAGAAACTGGTGGTGAACCAGATGTTGTAGGTTTAGATGAAGAAACTTCGACCTATCTTTTTTATGACTGCTCCACTGAAAGTCCAAAAGGCAGACGTAGTATTTGCTATGATAGAGCTGCACAGCATGGACGAAAAAAATACCCCCCTAAAAGTAATGCTGAAGTAATGGCCGCGGAATTAGGTGTGGAACTTTTAAATGAAAAAGAGTATCGATATTTACAGCAATTAAATCCTGTAGATACCAAAACTTCAAGTTGGATCAAGACTCCTGCAGAAATAAGAGATTTAGGAGGCGCATTGTTCGGAGACTATCGCTATGGTGCTGTATTCATCTACCACAATGGAGCGGATTCTTATTATGGGGCGAGAGGATTTAGAGGATGTTTGAAATTATAG
- a CDS encoding DUF4290 domain-containing protein, with protein MKEKAKNMLDYNTQRPEMKLKEYGRNVQMLVKHLRTVEDKEQRNKMAFTVVDLIKQLSSGPKDNSNENMQKYWDDLYIMSDFNLEVDSPFPMPEKEILGKKPQPVKYASEEVKFKHYGRNVELLVEKAISLEDPEEKQAAVYYIGRLMKTFYTTWNRDNVTEEAIADNIKQLSNGKLSVDIEHVKATNAFDTIFKDNRPRNNNKGKRPSKGSNQKRRRN; from the coding sequence GTGAAAGAGAAAGCTAAGAATATGTTAGATTATAACACCCAAAGACCTGAAATGAAGTTAAAAGAATATGGACGCAATGTCCAAATGTTGGTCAAACATTTGCGCACCGTTGAAGATAAAGAACAACGCAATAAAATGGCCTTCACTGTAGTAGATTTGATTAAGCAATTAAGCAGTGGTCCAAAAGACAATAGCAACGAAAACATGCAAAAATACTGGGATGATTTATACATCATGTCAGATTTCAACTTAGAGGTAGATAGCCCCTTTCCTATGCCTGAAAAAGAGATTTTAGGTAAAAAGCCACAACCTGTGAAATATGCTTCGGAGGAAGTAAAATTCAAGCACTATGGTCGTAATGTTGAATTATTGGTTGAAAAAGCAATCAGCCTTGAAGATCCAGAGGAAAAACAAGCCGCAGTTTATTATATAGGTCGATTAATGAAGACCTTCTACACGACATGGAACAGAGATAATGTAACCGAAGAAGCTATAGCTGACAACATCAAACAACTTTCAAATGGAAAACTAAGCGTTGACATTGAACATGTTAAAGCTACAAATGCATTTGATACTATCTTCAAAGACAATAGACCTAGAAACAACAATAAAGGCAAAAGACCTTCAAAAGGAAGCAACCAAAAAAGAAGAAGAAACTAA
- a CDS encoding phenylacetic acid degradation b, producing MSDFLNSLDPRINRLNIPAEFGTTFPSKENKDQFVTFEVFVQPKENKPYQHEGIVHAPTIDMAFLFAKEQFSRRGMSCSGVWVVKTDNVQVSPITENNEDIYDFIHEEILEGAEKGKTEKYEIFHLKKRGKQHAHIGSLEASCFEEALLKAKNQFQEEKSVLNIWVAKSEEFMKIDGADFADIWETLPEKKYRDAMDYKATEKIKKFKAEQNA from the coding sequence ATGTCTGATTTTTTAAACTCTTTAGATCCCAGGATTAATAGATTAAATATCCCTGCCGAGTTTGGTACTACATTCCCTTCAAAAGAAAACAAAGATCAATTTGTCACTTTTGAAGTATTCGTACAGCCAAAGGAAAATAAACCGTATCAGCATGAAGGTATCGTTCATGCCCCAACAATTGACATGGCATTTTTATTTGCCAAGGAACAATTCAGCAGAAGAGGCATGAGTTGCTCTGGCGTCTGGGTTGTAAAAACAGACAATGTGCAAGTATCGCCTATTACTGAAAATAATGAAGATATCTATGACTTCATCCATGAGGAGATATTGGAAGGAGCTGAAAAAGGGAAAACAGAAAAGTATGAAATCTTTCATTTGAAGAAAAGAGGTAAGCAGCATGCTCATATTGGTAGCTTAGAAGCTTCTTGCTTTGAAGAAGCACTCCTTAAAGCCAAGAACCAATTTCAGGAAGAAAAATCTGTGTTGAACATTTGGGTTGCAAAATCGGAGGAATTCATGAAAATTGACGGAGCTGATTTTGCAGATATTTGGGAAACCCTTCCTGAAAAGAAATACAGAGATGCCATGGATTATAAAGCAACTGAAAAAATCAAGAAATTTAAAGCAGAACAAAACGCATAA
- a CDS encoding TetR/AcrR family transcriptional regulator, protein MITKPKVNRKQQIIEKATELFQKQGYAATSMRDLAGYIGIEAASLYSHIKSKEEILQKICFQMATDFFQSLEKIELEKLSADEKLKKAVVSHVNVLTKDSAASAVFFSEWRHLSESYLQDFLTMRNNYENKFIQILIDGHKEGVFKRMDAKFTVLALLSSINWMPSWYKPEGKLSPEEIAENVTDVFINGLKIRS, encoded by the coding sequence ATGATTACCAAACCAAAAGTAAATAGAAAGCAGCAAATTATTGAAAAAGCCACTGAACTTTTTCAAAAGCAAGGCTATGCAGCAACTAGTATGCGCGATTTAGCAGGATATATTGGAATTGAAGCAGCAAGTCTTTATTCTCATATTAAATCAAAAGAAGAGATTCTTCAAAAAATTTGCTTTCAAATGGCTACCGATTTTTTTCAATCTTTAGAAAAAATAGAATTGGAGAAGTTAAGTGCTGATGAAAAACTAAAAAAAGCGGTGGTTTCACACGTCAATGTTTTGACTAAAGATAGTGCAGCTAGTGCCGTTTTCTTTTCGGAATGGAGGCACTTAAGTGAATCTTATTTGCAAGATTTTCTAACGATGCGAAATAATTATGAAAATAAATTTATACAAATACTAATAGATGGTCATAAAGAAGGTGTCTTCAAAAGAATGGATGCAAAATTCACTGTTTTGGCGTTGCTTTCTTCAATCAATTGGATGCCTTCTTGGTACAAACCAGAAGGTAAATTAAGTCCTGAAGAAATAGCTGAAAATGTAACAGATGTTTTCATTAATGGACTAAAAATTAGATCATAG
- a CDS encoding MFS transporter: MDNQKTSAIQWKQMISLLALYASVIIGWIAYHRYQPALLDTFDMKEFAPILIWGQAIILILTPPLAGYLGDKYRDRLGNRLRIITLGVSFAAMIFMTVAFTLIVNPPRSFVLYALPVLVILWLFAMSLFTSPAISTIEMFSPSTKLPITVAALTITSDLLYSLEPVIVDIIDFLGGAATFAVGGIIVSVSGYLLRKNSMAITDEGQETRPDDYNPKTNMGKVIFLGIGMGLFSGIIIEVFPDYLDKLKSVMGISGQWVSSLVLILTAIFSIVISRRVTKENIVKLLIIGLVFAGVSTIGIFTIPNDMLIILSLIVFAIFYAMVNVTALPLALQNTSIKQKVLGVGVFFCGFEIPNSVLDVILL, from the coding sequence ATGGACAATCAAAAAACATCTGCAATTCAGTGGAAGCAAATGATCAGCTTATTAGCACTTTATGCTTCCGTAATTATAGGTTGGATCGCCTATCATAGATACCAACCAGCACTTCTTGATACATTTGATATGAAAGAGTTTGCACCTATACTTATTTGGGGGCAAGCTATCATACTTATTTTAACTCCTCCATTGGCTGGTTATTTGGGTGATAAGTATCGAGATAGACTAGGAAATAGACTTCGTATAATTACATTGGGCGTTAGTTTTGCTGCAATGATCTTTATGACCGTTGCTTTTACTTTAATTGTTAATCCTCCGAGGTCTTTTGTTCTTTACGCACTACCTGTTTTAGTTATTCTCTGGCTATTTGCTATGAGCTTATTTACAAGTCCGGCTATTTCTACAATAGAAATGTTTAGTCCAAGTACTAAATTGCCAATTACCGTAGCTGCTTTAACAATTACTTCTGATTTGCTTTACTCCTTGGAACCTGTTATTGTAGATATTATTGACTTCTTGGGTGGAGCCGCAACATTCGCAGTTGGAGGAATAATTGTTTCAGTTTCAGGTTACCTATTGCGAAAGAACTCCATGGCAATAACAGATGAGGGTCAAGAAACCCGACCTGATGATTATAATCCTAAAACCAACATGGGAAAAGTTATTTTTCTTGGAATTGGTATGGGACTGTTCTCTGGAATTATCATCGAAGTATTTCCAGATTACTTAGATAAATTAAAATCTGTAATGGGCATAAGCGGACAATGGGTCTCTTCATTAGTGTTGATCCTAACAGCTATTTTTTCAATCGTGATTAGTCGAAGAGTTACAAAAGAAAATATAGTTAAATTATTAATAATAGGTTTAGTATTTGCCGGAGTGAGTACAATTGGAATTTTCACTATCCCCAATGATATGTTGATTATTCTTTCATTGATCGTTTTTGCTATTTTTTATGCCATGGTAAATGTCACCGCATTGCCATTAGCACTTCAAAACACCAGTATAAAACAGAAAGTGTTAGGAGTTGGAGTATTTTTCTGTGGATTTGAGATTCCTAACAGTGTTCTTGATGTGATTTTGCTGTAG
- a CDS encoding M1 family metallopeptidase — MKIKLIGFFIASLMSTLVFGQTKDRWQQAIKYEMEIDMDVETHRFDGKQKAVYTNNSPDELNKVFYHLYFNAFQPNSMMDVRSRTIKDPDRRVGDRISKLSEDQIGYQKIISLKQDGKKVDYEVVGTILEVDLNKPIKSGETVTFEMEFEAQVPEQIRRTGRNNAEGISYSMAQWYPKMSEYDYQGWHSNPYIGREFHGIWADFDVKISIDKDFVLGGTGYIQNPNEVGHGYQADGVKPGKGKNGKLTWHFKAPQVIDFMWAADPDYTHVKAQVPNGPELHFLYQKNENTEENWGKLPEYTVKAFEYMNKTFGKYPYKQYSVIQGGDGGMEYPMSTLITGERSLGSLVGVTVHEMFHSWYQGVLASNESLYEWMDEGFTSFGAAETMNEIMEQGQENPQSGNYRGYLALAESGYEEPMSTHADHYMTNFAYGRAAYSKGATFLGQLRYIMGEDVFYPAMRTYFNEWKFKHPNDNDFIRVMEKASGLELDWFKEYWVYSTKQIDYGVKSVLEKNGKTFVTLEKIGEMPMPLEVTVTYNDGKSEVIYIPLRIMRGEKSFKSDVNVKTVADWPWVYPSYTFELSQSASNINSLVIDENEGMADVNRENNAFDADKHLKSTFDK, encoded by the coding sequence ATGAAAATAAAATTAATAGGATTTTTTATTGCTAGTCTGATGAGCACGCTTGTTTTCGGACAAACAAAAGATCGTTGGCAACAAGCCATAAAATATGAAATGGAGATTGATATGGATGTGGAAACCCACCGTTTCGATGGGAAACAAAAGGCAGTCTACACCAATAATTCGCCGGATGAGCTGAACAAGGTTTTTTATCATTTGTATTTTAATGCTTTTCAACCTAACAGTATGATGGATGTTCGTTCAAGAACAATTAAAGATCCAGACAGAAGAGTAGGGGACAGAATAAGTAAACTAAGTGAAGATCAAATCGGCTATCAAAAAATAATCAGCCTTAAGCAAGATGGTAAGAAAGTAGATTACGAAGTAGTCGGAACTATTTTGGAAGTAGATTTGAACAAGCCTATTAAATCTGGCGAAACCGTAACCTTCGAAATGGAATTTGAAGCACAAGTTCCTGAGCAAATCAGAAGAACTGGTCGAAATAATGCTGAAGGTATTAGCTATTCCATGGCGCAATGGTATCCTAAAATGTCAGAATATGATTACCAAGGCTGGCACTCTAATCCTTATATAGGGAGAGAGTTTCATGGTATTTGGGCTGATTTTGATGTGAAGATTAGCATTGATAAAGATTTTGTATTAGGAGGTACAGGTTATATTCAAAATCCTAATGAAGTAGGTCACGGGTATCAGGCTGATGGGGTTAAGCCAGGCAAAGGAAAAAATGGTAAGCTTACTTGGCATTTTAAAGCTCCACAGGTTATTGATTTTATGTGGGCAGCTGATCCTGATTATACTCATGTAAAGGCTCAGGTTCCTAATGGTCCAGAATTGCATTTCTTGTATCAGAAAAACGAAAATACCGAAGAAAACTGGGGAAAGTTACCTGAGTATACTGTTAAAGCATTTGAGTACATGAACAAAACATTCGGAAAATATCCGTATAAACAGTATTCAGTTATTCAAGGTGGCGATGGTGGAATGGAATATCCAATGTCTACTTTAATTACTGGAGAAAGAAGTCTAGGAAGTCTGGTAGGTGTGACGGTTCATGAAATGTTCCATAGCTGGTACCAAGGAGTTTTAGCATCAAATGAATCGTTATATGAATGGATGGATGAGGGCTTTACCTCATTTGGAGCTGCTGAAACTATGAATGAAATAATGGAGCAAGGCCAAGAAAACCCGCAGTCAGGAAATTACAGAGGGTATTTAGCATTAGCAGAAAGTGGCTATGAAGAACCCATGAGTACACATGCGGATCATTATATGACCAATTTCGCTTACGGAAGAGCTGCCTATTCTAAAGGTGCCACTTTTTTAGGACAGCTGAGATATATAATGGGTGAGGACGTTTTTTATCCTGCCATGAGGACTTACTTTAATGAGTGGAAATTCAAGCATCCTAATGACAATGATTTTATCAGAGTAATGGAGAAAGCATCTGGTTTAGAATTAGATTGGTTTAAAGAATATTGGGTTTATTCTACTAAACAGATTGATTATGGAGTAAAATCAGTATTGGAAAAGAATGGTAAAACCTTTGTTACTTTGGAGAAAATTGGTGAAATGCCAATGCCATTAGAAGTAACTGTAACCTATAATGACGGAAAAAGTGAAGTTATATATATTCCTTTGAGAATTATGAGAGGTGAAAAATCTTTTAAATCAGATGTGAATGTGAAAACGGTGGCAGATTGGCCATGGGTATACCCAAGCTATACTTTTGAATTGAGTCAGAGCGCCTCTAACATTAATAGTTTGGTGATTGATGAAAATGAAGGTATGGCAGATGTTAATAGAGAAAACAATGCTTTTGATGCTGATAAACATTTGAAGTCAACATTTGACAAATAG
- the paaD gene encoding 1,2-phenylacetyl-CoA epoxidase subunit PaaD, translating into MILTEDKILEMLKEVKDPEIPVISLVDLGVITGIEIDNDHITVNMTPTFIGCPAMDYMKQDVVDVLNKNGIENHTVNLNLKTTWSSDLISEEGKRALKKFGLAPPPVHNNVIEDLDIIEHAECPNCDSTNTTLKSPFGPTLCRSLHHCNNCGEAFESFKPI; encoded by the coding sequence ATGATATTAACTGAGGATAAAATATTGGAGATGTTGAAGGAGGTAAAAGATCCTGAAATCCCTGTTATTTCATTAGTAGATTTGGGGGTGATAACTGGTATTGAAATTGATAATGATCATATAACAGTAAATATGACTCCTACTTTTATTGGATGTCCTGCTATGGATTATATGAAGCAGGATGTTGTGGACGTCCTAAATAAAAATGGAATTGAAAATCATACTGTCAATTTAAACTTGAAAACCACTTGGAGTTCTGATCTCATTTCAGAAGAAGGAAAAAGAGCTTTAAAGAAATTTGGACTTGCTCCGCCACCAGTTCATAACAATGTGATAGAAGACCTAGATATTATCGAGCATGCCGAATGTCCCAACTGTGACAGTACAAATACCACATTAAAATCACCATTTGGTCCTACTTTATGTAGATCATTGCATCACTGCAATAATTGCGGTGAAGCATTTGAAAGTTTTAAGCCGATATAA
- the paaA gene encoding 1,2-phenylacetyl-CoA epoxidase subunit PaaA, which yields MYGGGQVFESSSVNNELLKDEDPQKLAEFEARIERGEKIEPNDWMPKLYRKQLVRMIEQHGHSEIIGALPEGTWITRAPGFKRKLALMAKVQDEVGHAQLLYGAAETLGKSREQMIEDLITGKSKYSNIFNYPTFTWADSCFISWLVDAGAIVNQLANARGSYGPYCRALDRICAEESFHLKYGHHCVIHLATGTPKQREMMQEAVNRWWAPMMHFFGPSDKMSTHTQILTKWKVKMATNDECRQQFLDMYVPKIWELGLTIPDENLKKNSESGEWEFTEPDWEEFKRVINGDGPCNKERLAVRRIAEERGAWVRRALTAKTKGEEYVAPLA from the coding sequence ATGTACGGAGGCGGACAAGTATTTGAATCTTCATCGGTAAACAATGAATTATTGAAAGATGAAGACCCACAAAAATTAGCTGAGTTTGAAGCACGAATCGAGAGAGGTGAAAAAATTGAGCCTAACGATTGGATGCCTAAGTTGTATAGAAAGCAATTAGTTCGAATGATTGAACAGCACGGTCATTCTGAGATTATTGGTGCTTTGCCAGAAGGGACTTGGATCACAAGAGCTCCCGGCTTCAAAAGAAAGTTGGCTTTGATGGCAAAAGTGCAGGATGAAGTGGGACATGCTCAATTGCTGTACGGTGCAGCAGAGACTTTAGGTAAAAGTCGCGAGCAAATGATTGAAGATCTGATTACTGGAAAATCTAAGTATTCAAACATTTTCAACTACCCTACCTTCACTTGGGCTGATTCATGTTTTATTTCATGGCTAGTGGATGCAGGTGCTATAGTTAACCAACTGGCTAATGCTCGAGGTAGTTACGGACCTTATTGTCGTGCTCTGGACAGAATTTGTGCGGAGGAATCTTTCCACTTAAAATATGGTCACCACTGTGTTATTCACTTGGCAACTGGAACTCCAAAGCAAAGGGAAATGATGCAAGAGGCAGTGAATAGATGGTGGGCACCAATGATGCATTTCTTTGGTCCTTCGGATAAGATGTCAACGCATACGCAAATCTTAACTAAGTGGAAAGTGAAAATGGCCACTAATGACGAATGTCGTCAGCAGTTCTTGGATATGTATGTACCTAAAATTTGGGAATTAGGATTGACTATTCCTGATGAAAATCTAAAGAAGAATTCTGAATCAGGTGAATGGGAATTCACAGAGCCAGATTGGGAGGAATTCAAGAGAGTGATTAATGGTGATGGGCCATGTAATAAAGAGCGTTTAGCAGTAAGGAGAATTGCTGAAGAAAGAGGAGCTTGGGTAAGAAGAGCATTGACGGCCAAAACAAAAGGCGAAGAGTACGTAGCACCGCTGGCTTAA
- a CDS encoding M1 family metallopeptidase — translation MRVLKLTVLMCVGVMTSLFAQNPQENNQDLFEFFGDRNGNEYRSASGKPGHNYWQNSADYKIDVTLDEENEMINGKITIDYTNNSPEKLEFVWLHLEQNRFTETSRGTLTTPIQGNRYAGDMDGGYNITNVKAISGRRGNPSSKHIINDTRMQVFFDEPIEANGGTASISMNFEYKIPVKGMDRMGQLKVDDGTIFAMAQWYPRMVVFDDIQGWNTQPYLGAGEFYLEYGDFEYNVTVPYNHIVVGSGELLNPSEVLTSEQQSRMEKAAKSDETVHIITAEEVGDPSITRPKQSGNITWKFKIENARDVAWGSSPAFIWDAAKIDLPSGKKAMAQSAYPKESDGEDGYGRSTEYSKASIEHYSNKWFEYPYPNAVNVAADIGGMEYPGLNFCGYKSKNKSLWGVTDHEFGHNWFPMIVGSNERLYAWMDEGFNTFINFYSSEEFNEGEFADDLDETRSYVGWLTSENREKIATYPDVANTRNLGMIAYMKPAMGLLMLREYILGHERFDNAFKAYINRWAYKHPTPGDFFNTMENVSGDNLSWFWRTWFYGNGNIDIALDGVYPYQGSYLLVLANKGDVPMPVKMKVTYADGTDEIVELPVEIWQRGDSWNHLLSTGKEVEKIELDPNKILPDVNGSNDVWPSPYYEED, via the coding sequence ATGAGAGTACTAAAGCTAACAGTTTTGATGTGCGTAGGAGTGATGACTAGCCTATTTGCACAGAACCCGCAAGAAAACAATCAGGATCTATTCGAATTTTTTGGTGACAGAAATGGTAATGAGTACCGGTCAGCTTCTGGAAAGCCTGGGCATAATTATTGGCAGAATAGTGCAGACTATAAAATAGATGTCACTTTGGATGAGGAAAATGAAATGATCAATGGTAAAATTACTATTGATTATACTAATAACAGTCCTGAAAAATTAGAATTTGTTTGGCTTCATTTAGAGCAGAATCGATTTACAGAGACTTCAAGAGGAACTTTGACCACTCCAATTCAAGGAAACCGTTATGCTGGAGATATGGACGGTGGTTATAATATTACTAACGTAAAGGCGATCAGCGGAAGAAGAGGAAATCCTTCAAGCAAGCATATTATCAATGACACTCGTATGCAAGTATTCTTTGATGAACCAATTGAAGCTAATGGTGGCACCGCTTCCATCAGTATGAATTTTGAATATAAGATTCCAGTAAAAGGAATGGATAGAATGGGTCAGTTAAAAGTTGATGATGGGACTATCTTCGCCATGGCTCAATGGTATCCTAGAATGGTGGTTTTTGACGATATCCAAGGTTGGAATACTCAGCCATACTTAGGTGCTGGTGAGTTTTATTTGGAGTATGGTGATTTTGAATACAATGTTACAGTTCCCTACAACCATATTGTTGTGGGTTCTGGAGAGTTACTAAACCCTAGTGAGGTATTGACATCAGAGCAGCAAAGCAGAATGGAAAAAGCTGCCAAAAGTGATGAAACTGTACATATTATCACAGCAGAAGAAGTGGGGGATCCTTCCATAACAAGACCAAAACAATCTGGAAATATTACTTGGAAATTTAAAATCGAAAATGCTAGAGATGTGGCCTGGGGTTCATCACCTGCATTTATCTGGGATGCTGCTAAGATTGATTTACCAAGTGGTAAAAAAGCTATGGCTCAGTCAGCGTATCCTAAAGAAAGTGATGGAGAAGATGGCTACGGACGTTCAACAGAATATTCAAAAGCTTCAATTGAACATTATTCAAATAAGTGGTTTGAATACCCATATCCGAACGCAGTCAATGTTGCCGCTGATATCGGTGGAATGGAATATCCTGGATTAAATTTCTGTGGATATAAATCTAAAAACAAATCTTTATGGGGAGTAACTGATCATGAATTTGGACATAACTGGTTCCCAATGATAGTAGGAAGTAATGAAAGGTTATATGCATGGATGGATGAAGGTTTTAACACTTTCATTAACTTCTATTCATCGGAAGAATTTAATGAAGGAGAATTCGCTGATGATTTGGATGAGACAAGAAGTTATGTGGGCTGGTTGACGAGTGAAAACAGAGAAAAAATCGCAACATATCCTGATGTGGCGAACACGAGAAATCTTGGTATGATTGCATACATGAAACCTGCCATGGGACTATTGATGTTAAGAGAATACATTTTGGGACATGAAAGATTTGATAATGCATTTAAAGCATACATAAATCGTTGGGCTTACAAACACCCAACCCCTGGCGATTTCTTCAATACTATGGAAAATGTTTCTGGAGATAATCTGTCGTGGTTCTGGAGAACTTGGTTCTACGGAAATGGAAATATTGATATTGCTTTAGACGGGGTTTATCCTTATCAAGGGAGTTACTTATTGGTTTTAGCTAATAAAGGAGATGTACCAATGCCGGTAAAAATGAAAGTAACATATGCCGATGGTACTGATGAAATTGTAGAACTTCCCGTTGAGATTTGGCAGAGAGGGGATTCTTGGAATCATTTATTAAGCACTGGAAAAGAAGTCGAAAAAATTGAACTAGATCCAAATAAAATTCTACCTGATGTCAACGGTAGCAATGATGTTTGGCCAAGTCCTTATTATGAGGAAGACTAA
- the paaC gene encoding 1,2-phenylacetyl-CoA epoxidase subunit PaaC, with protein sequence MTEEALKDLLYKIADDLLILGHRNSEWTGVGPLLEEDIAFSSMAQDKVGQSLAFYNLLHQLGEQDPDTVAFTRNADQFHNSQFVELPIGEYDFSLIRHFLFDHADYIRFSMLADCPIEEVAQVARKLKGEIKYHVMHANTWIKQLATANEEAHEKLQNSLNEALPYALGVFEPSKFEKEIIEAGVYKGEKAIEDQWKENIAIVLGEAGLNLPDWNTVEPIYGGRYGEHTKHLQPLVEEMSEVFRVDPTADW encoded by the coding sequence ATGACGGAAGAAGCATTAAAAGATTTATTATATAAAATAGCGGATGATTTATTGATTTTAGGTCATAGAAATTCCGAATGGACTGGAGTGGGCCCATTACTTGAAGAAGATATTGCATTTTCTTCTATGGCACAAGATAAGGTTGGGCAAAGCTTAGCTTTTTACAATTTGTTGCATCAATTAGGAGAACAAGATCCGGACACTGTTGCTTTCACTAGAAACGCTGATCAGTTCCATAATAGTCAGTTTGTGGAATTACCCATAGGTGAATATGATTTTAGTTTAATCCGCCATTTCCTATTCGACCATGCAGATTATATTCGATTTAGCATGCTCGCTGATTGCCCAATAGAGGAAGTCGCTCAAGTTGCCAGAAAATTAAAAGGTGAGATTAAATATCACGTGATGCATGCCAATACATGGATTAAGCAATTGGCTACTGCAAATGAGGAGGCACATGAAAAATTGCAAAACAGCTTAAATGAGGCTTTGCCTTATGCTTTGGGCGTATTTGAGCCTTCCAAATTTGAAAAAGAAATCATCGAAGCTGGAGTTTACAAAGGTGAAAAAGCTATAGAAGATCAATGGAAAGAAAATATAGCCATTGTTTTAGGAGAAGCTGGTTTAAATTTACCTGATTGGAATACGGTTGAGCCGATTTACGGAGGAAGATACGGGGAACATACCAAACACTTGCAACCATTAGTAGAAGAAATGAGCGAAGTGTTTAGAGTTGATCCTACGGCAGATTGGTAA